CCAATTCTGCATTATAGCTCATCTTCAGACTGCCAGTTTCATGTATCCTCTTGCATTGTCTATATTCTAATTCCAAAATGTATTCTTTTCTTTCGTTTATCACCACAAATGCATGGTACCACTTCCCACAATATGTTACCACTCGATTTATTTCCACTCGACATTCAAATACTTCCGTATTGCCGAACTCTGCTAACTGGAGTAATTGAAGCGATACCTCCTTTTCCTCTGGATTTTTCAACGGTATGTCACACTCGCCTACCTTATTTGCCGATATGGTAGTGACGTTCATAGATATGCCTCCGCAATCGTACCCCAATAGTGCCTGTAGGGGTTGAGCCAACAGGATTATAGTGAGCGGTACCATTTCGTTCCTGCGCCCCATTCTGTATTCAAACAAATCTTTTGTAAATTAGTAAGGTTTCTACACTTCGCgattcaatatatatactcgtcacaattgatttattattaacttataattttcacCCTCTGTTATCTAGCGAAGCTAATTCCATTGATTTATCCTAttgtctaaaatttatttattactttattatgttatattatattatttatcctaaattttattgtattttattatctatctCAAAATTCATTACCCCGTTTTCCTCATTCAAATGCTCTTTAAATAACTTTGGAAAGGGCAacaggggggggggggggggattaATAGAGAgagaaacaaaatttgaagtcCGCATGAACCTGGTTTCTCTTTACTTAATGGAATCAATGCCTCTGATTCAATGTCCTGATTTTAAATGATACAAATACCACTTTTTTTCATCCACGCCCGACGTTATTTTATTCCTCCTTACAGTGTATTTTACAGGTAAGTATCCTTGTTGTACCCCTTACGATATTCCTGACCTAGTTCAATGAAACTATTGCTTTCGCCAAATTGATTTTcccaattattaataaaaccctttcactttaaaatttaatagtgatttctcttaattaaaaaaaaattctaacaaaaattcatcattttatcatttttccagaaaaatctatatatttttttttaaaaaagtgtgcTACCCACAATTTACATGTATGCGTATTTACTACCTAAGAAAATATCTAATGTacgtacaaaaataaaaagtgtgagaatatataaaaaaaaatcgctctaattaaaaaaatttctatagtcgttttaaattattgtatttcCTCCCGAAATCTAACAACCAATTCCTCTCGTCCTTTTTCAATGATAACTTATttgtaagttaaaattttattagaccAAAACCAAGAAATAGTTCTATGAGTAACTTGctcgaattattatttctggTTTGGGGAGaggagagagaaaaaaaattcatagagTTTACTAatgtctgtttttttttttttttttttcaaggaaaaatgatttaggcaaaagaaatatataaaaaaaaaaaccatccTAATTTCCTTCTGGAATTTTcacgtaattttttcataactataAAATACGATCTTTAATGTTAGattaatattcttaaaattttatgagtttttgtGTAACcttacttgatttttttttcttcggaaaaaattttatctggatATTAATTTCTCTTTTTCAATTCTCTATTCGCACGTGTGCGTCTCGACAATCCGTCCGTTGCTATCAGCCTCCTGAGCTGATGCTGCGGTTTTCGCGATATCTTTGCCTGCTCTCCATGTCTTTTACCATTGCAATCATTCGTTCTACCGAGTTAATTGTTCTAATACACTGGTGAAAGTTAAACAAAAATCTTAACATGGATCAACCCCTTACTCTTGAACAATGTTGCGAGCGATTCGTCCCTGTCGACGTAagtcacatttttattttttctgtttctcCTAGCTTGGTGATTTATCTTAAGTACAATGAAACCTAGCTTCtactacatatttattattttatgtactcTCCAGATCATTCTCCGTGATTTCATTTATCTCCGAACCCTAACTTACGATCGACATCCTCCGCAACGGAGTGTTTTCTTGTGTGACCAGGTCGACCAACTTATTCGTTCGTGCCTTCCTCCCGGTCAGCAGTATGAATTGTCCGGGTCAGTCATTCGAACGCGGTTATTTTTCAATGCTCAAACACTACAACCGGAGGCTACACCTCGTCGAACTACCGAGTTCCGAGGTTTGCATCGCTTGTCATCTGACCTTGAAGTTATTGCAGTAAATACGATTTTTAGCGAACAGTAAGTTtcgaaagaaaataaaaataaaaataacatagagAGAAagacaaaagtaaaaatttcaactcctcttttttttgtgttttccCGGGCCTCGATTTCCCGTCTCGCTGTATTAGACGCAATCGATTAGTTAAGATCCTTATACATATTTTCTACTTtccttgtaaaaataaaaatctgtgaggttaaaagaaaataagtttcagagaaaaaaaattttttttttttttttttgaatccaACACGAACACTCGCTGTTTTTCCTTAATTTTCCTCTAAGGTTTTTAGGATTtgataactattaaaataattaaacggtAAGTAATTATCGACGTGaaagtatcaaaaaaaaattactcttaagattcataatttgttaaaaaaaaaaattttcaattacatcCTACGTCGCCCGAAACCCAAAAGCAGGTGATTCTTATCATTCCCTAACTTTTTAACTCCAAGCCCTAgaatattatgattataagaTAATTGTAAGAGAATTAATTGCGAGTTAACAAGCATTCAGAAATTCAACCATATCATTAATGGTTTACTACGAAAAATTGATTGAGTTACAATTTCTCACTGCTTAAAATCTGGAAGCAGCCGctcattatttcttttaatatctttttttttattcaaaaatccaaaatacaatagttataattataattgtaagacaataattttgaaactaaaaaaaaattatttaaaagttattactgTCAttgatagtttatttttatttttatagtttgcACAACAATTAACTCAAAcattataaagattttttttttgactaatacaggcaaacaaataataaacaacTTAAGCGAAATGATTAAAGTTCgatatctatttataattttatagatcaaaattttacgctatttgaaaaattaaaaaaaaaaataatcgattttaacaatcgatttttatttaaacgatTCTACAACTTTAAAGTTGCGATGAGATAATcgatttttcacaaaaaaatattaatttttgttattattttaaatataaatgactatatgaaaatttcattcttCGAAGTacaaacttatatttatacgcgatgatatttaactttaaaataaaatttcgaaatcgatttttcaaaatacatTGTTGGATGGTCGATTGTGCAACTTTAAAGTTGTGAGCATGTTTATTTCCTTACTACAATTTACTGGAGTGAGGATATTTCAATTGAATTGTTGTTTTTGAAGACACATTAGTAATTTTCACTCTTAATGATTTATTGacaaatactaattaataatgtaaaattacaCACTTTTTTGgcatgttaaaaataattattgattgatagataattgataaattgtcGATAGATAGATAGTTGATATATTGTCGATAGATAGATAGTCGATATATTGTCGATAGATAGATAGTTGATAAATGGATGATATAGTTGTCTTGTGAGTAGATGACTGACTGTCGTATTTTGTTTTAAGTGATATAGTCAGAGGTTACAATTTGAGGAAAAGAGGAAAGGGTCGATAGATGTGGTAACGTTATTTGTGCGAAATTATTGGTAGTTGAAAATTGTAGGcgtaaagaaataatttgaagGTAGAGAGAGAGTAAGTTAGAAAACAGCTGTTATGCACATGgttgacagaaaaaatttcctcatagattagaaaaatattcgtCGTCCGATGcaataaaaagataataaaaaataaactcaagGATACTCAATCCCTAAATTTACGAtagtagttaaaattttaaactgaaaGGTTTAGCTTTAAATGAGGTACAGCAAATTCTAAAgagaaaactatttaaaagaatattgaatagcttaaagaaaagaaaataggCTTATAACCATAAACGGCCTAAGATTATTTTCTAGTGCTAAAGTTTCTCTAATAATGAAAGTTTTTAGTTAACaaatattcttataaataaaatatgttaaagaattaacaaattaattttactgctAGACGAAAGAGAGCAAATAATCGACTgtcaaataaagtaaatattaataatttaaaattttcgattttggacccatattcttttttttttgaacaaaacaaaattataaaatcgattttacACAATCGATTGTTAAGCTATCGATTTTGCAACTATAAAGTTGAGAGAAAGAAAAttcgggtttttttttctcaattatgTCAATAATCGATTGTTCAGAAacgattaattatataatcgATTGTCTTCAGTCGATTCTATTCGATTGTGAACAATCGAATAGTTGCTTCGATTTCGCCGACACTATCATGTATATTGGAGGGGAAGTTACTTATAGGACTAGTACTTATCGGATGGTATGAGTGATCGCTGGATCCCGCATGCATAGAACGTTCCCTCTTTTTCCTCTGTCGGTTAAAAGGTTACCTCAATATTTCATCAATTTGTTCCAATATCCAATTTTACCATGTTTATTCGcgttacaataattaaataatttacattttttttttttataattccatGACTGTAATTTCGCtattctcagaaaaaaaattttcaacttctaCTGTCTGGATCGTAATTTCCATTTACAATCcttcgtaaaaataattactacttttttttttttttttaaatttgaaagaaaaagagagggaagatagaaaaaaaagatctcTCGTGACTATGatcatttttatgtaatttttacttaattttaatctaaaaatgatttgttctgctgaaaagaaaaaattttatttcattaatttattttttcttccaattattttatttagttttatctcCCGTTGCATAATCCCCTTATCTTTCATAGGCATATCCATTACTTAATTCCGAAGTCAGAAAAATGACTTCATTCGGCCTTCAACTCTCCTTGTCATTACAtcgaggttaaaaaaaaaattcacgtaATATACATTccccctttttttttcgaaatccATTAGGGTGCAAAACtttaaagtgttttttttttttttttttcaaaagtgtaGTGCTGGTGCAAAATTACTTGCTGTGCTCTGACGATAATATTAGTGCAATATTGGGTGTTAGGTatcgaaaattattatacaagGTAATACTTTCCTTCATATTTTCTGTTTCTGTTTCTCtcctcctttttttttatatacatatgtatttaataaggTTTGGACTTCTTAGACTACAATCGGATGCCTACAAATTGAAAAGCtcggattttttaacttcccgctaagaaaatcgacgattttcaaaaatttcgggaagttattgttttcaccccgattttcgaaaatcgagttttcatcagatgtcgacgttttgaggtcctaagaagctattctgactattttcagaatgatgtccgagtgtgtgtatgtgtgtgtgtgtgtgtgtgtgtgtatgtatgtgtgtgtgtgtgtatgtatgtaaactctttgtaacttttgaactaataaatcgatttggacggttgaggtggcaatcgaaagagcttgttagccatcaactttcctgaaattttcagattatttgatagaatagactcgaaaatatttgcgaattacgacaaaaaaaaattttttttttagttttttattgatttctcgaaaacgacttatacgatcgacatcaaaatctaatcagctctagtattcaataaaacgcgtcgattgccatctcaaacatcaaaatcagataattcgttcgagagttatcgcgggagaaagaaatggtgaaaaacggttttttctaaatattttcgaaacgactgacgcgatcgatttcaaattttaatcaactctagaattcaataaaacgcgccgattgccacgtcaactatcaaaatcgattgattatttcgaaagatatcggcgttgaaatgttaaaaaaataacattttatgttatttttttcggataaatcataatataacgtactaaaatgtgcctgacatcataccaactcatcttttttatggtttcttctgatcatataatgtcatcgaacttggtttttagtttaaatcatattatcaacaaaaaaatcgataaaacgtagtttttaatatttttatcggatatttcatattttattttttcttacatgagtcaaaacttatttaaatcttgattttgatccctgacattgatttctgcctcaatacacttattttactgaacataatcaggaactaaattttaaaaaccgcttcattgatgattttcgattcttaaattttcaaacttcagcatgacaggtaacttgttagagcttggaaagatcgtaaaaaaacaattgcatgtgatagcattttcgagctcgaagagctcgaaaatatatctacactaatgttttcgagctctttgaggtcgaaaacagcgggaagttttggggctggcccgcagggtcaaccgacgcccagattttttttttttaatattatttctcacctctcctttttttttgcttttttttttccaagtttaagtttttttcaatacttcgGGTTTGTCGttgtaaactaaattttaaatagtcaaAATTAGGATTATTCTTGAGGAGGGAAAAAGAAAGGTTTATTTCAGGTTTggaatagagaaaaaaaatgcctTCCTTCTCTTTATTTCGCTTAgtattcccaaaaaaaaatttttccccctctctttatttttttatatccccAATTtcacttttcttttttttttttttcgtttctgatggtaaagaaaaaaatttttttttttttttgaaataaataaatatgctttactaaaaaaattctctttcCAGACAACTCGTTACAACATGCTGGACTTCGTATCTATGAGATATTTCAATCACCGCGTTCTCCGTCTTCCGAGGGATGTAAGTATTTTACCTATCCcgcctttttatttttgtttcaatccTTTGACGCACCCCCTTTTCTTTTTCAGGCTAAACGACAGCTCGTAGCAGTCTTAGGTATGCTATGTGAGGGCTGTTATCCTCCCTTAGTAGCCCTGGAGTTAATGGATAAAGTTGAGATCTCCATCGGCCTTCCGGCTGCTTTTAGCGACCTTTACACCTTCCTCGAAGGCGTCCACGAATCGCGTGTATACCAATATTCCAGGGCCCGGATAACGCTCGAGGAGTACAACCGGCCCTGTTATTACCCAGGAGAATTAGGTCTCGTTGAGGAGATATTTCATAATGTCCAAAATCTTTTGGGCTCCTTCTTCTCACGCCTTGTttaagaagagaaaaaaaaaaggagagaGAAACAAGAAGAGAAACCTattgattttgataattatattttgtttttaataaacgacatataaatttgaattcaaagacggcagattttttttcttttttaaaaaaaatataatggatTAAAAGCACGAGGATAATATGTCGACGATAAACATTCTACACATTAATACTTATAAAGTCTTATATACGGTTTTCATTTAacttattttgaatatatatatacatatgtataatacgcttaaatttatcaacattttaCAAAGATAAAGGAACTACACAATAATTCCTTAAGtattattacataattatattgacgttatttataatattttgtcaattttGTTTCTACATTTTTTCATGTCTATATATTGATCACGTTCACTCTGAAACGTATTTACTAGGATATCTATACCgattctttttatataaattttatagaaattgttttctttttatatgaataatataacaatgtattatttttattcattgaaaaataaaatgtgaaaagaaaaaaaataatcgcaaTAATTTGAATgggattattttaaaagttatttctcgtaaaaaaaaaatgcgtcaaaattttatttcgagggtttttttttttttttttctttgacaataagaatttcaataatcaattagtatataaatttatcatattatcTACTATAGATcctgtttttataatttgaaatcgTTTCTTTTCCTATAtgtgtgagaaaaaaaagaatcgcAAGTATAAGTTAAAGAAAGGGAATTGCTCCCCAAGGGctcaaaacaattaaaattgaaatcggTATTTGTCGATTCTAGTAGATAGGCAAGGAGAGTTCTGGCCCACCAGGGGTAAGATAGGCATTTTCTGTTGTACCGACGGATGGTAAGTTATCGATTTATGATAATGTACCGGCTGAGGGTAACTTATTGACTATTGATGACATGCCGGCTGTTGGTGTGCTTATCTAGGTCCAGTTGACATCATTTGATGCTAATTGTGCTTATCTCGGGCctttttgacatcattttgatgCTAATTGACGTTATTTGGCCGTCTTCTTACCGTCTGAGCTCACTTTTGAGCTTATCTAGGACCCTTTTGAGCGCATGTCCGTCATTTTGAGCTCGTGTTATGATAGATGGCGCCTCGTGTATATTTTGAGCGTCATCACGGGGCCAATTTACTTTCTGACCAATGTTTGATATATTCAAACTAGGTTTAGTACGAGCACTTGCGAGAAGCCATGCCATCTAGTGGTTTGGTTTCTCTCTCCTCTTTTTTTTGCTACTGCGTAGTAGATGACGTCATCCAACAAGTCTTAACTGGTTTTTTCCTTTGTTCTATTTCTAACTGCGTAGTAGGTGACATCATCCAACAAGTCTGAACTTGTTTTCGGTCTAGAGTGGGGATACTGAGCTGAGCGTTGAGCTCGAAAGCTCACAGCAGTCAGTCTACATCGAGAAACGTTCTGGTTAACAGCTTGTGctaatggataaaaaattcagtgaaaGTGAAAGAATTTTTCTCTTACATAACCGGCCATACACCGATAACCTCGACGATATTATTGAATCCTTATTTGGTGACGTGCCTCCTGAGgatattggaaaatttatcaatgatgTAATTGCGTTTGCTAAAAatcttgaaattattgaaagtgCGCGAGGAGTATCGTGTCCAGGCTGTGCTGAAAAAAGAGATTTATCACAGAATCTATttgaaattagtgaaaaaacgGAAAAACTATAATTACGTATACTtcgaaaatcataaaaatggGTCCTCAAGGTTCAAAGTAtgtaagaattattattaaaaaaacaaaaaaattattatttttctattaatttatctataattatttatttattaacttttatagACTTCATGTATGCATTGATGAGTGTCACCACGATGCCCAAATCGAATTCGAGGatattgtaacggggtaaatttgtatttaccgcgttcaattaagtttaaaataaaatctattatgcgcACTGTCGGTCAAGCGACATTACCATTTcgggtattccgggtaggtagcgactcgtcgtccggaaatggaaatttcacttgctcgaCCGTCGACCCCACCTAGAGTTAAGTAGGAGTGGAAAAAGGACAACTATAGTCAAGAGTGGGCGAGCAATTAAAAACGGGGACTggaacgagaatcgggcattaaccATCGGGACGTCCGAATAGAGAGGTGGAGACAAGGTGACGAGACAACCGACGCCATAACAGACgctgttaaattaattaaacaggtaattaattaattattagcttGAGTctattgtggaaccaagcgataaaaatcccgattattaataataaataccagGCAGTTAGCcggtattttatataaacattaCTAATTGCGTCTGATTGAAACAGGTTAAAGGAGAGTAAAGAGAAGGAAAGAAAGGAGagtaaagagagaaagagagacgGAACCCAGTGAGACCAACGAGAACAAGGACAATTAACTAGACAGAACCCGGACAGAGACGACGACGAGAGAGCTGGAGAATTAATTGTtgaggtatttataaaatttattccaggcgggaagccggaaaattttattaaatacttggcaTACGTTAATATCGTCGCGCCTAAAGAAAATCCTcgcgaattaaattaattgcaaaagtaaattaataaattaaattcggataattataagattttgtaattaattaacttcaggcaggtagccggagccattgcgtgtataaaatatttccagacaggtagccggaattcttctagaagtttccaggtgggTCGAGTGACGCGCGCACCGGAACAgtcgaatctagtcatagACGCTAGTCCATTAGTAATtacttatacataaaatttaataaaataataaattaagaaaatcaattaaaattgtctcggGAAAATAAGAGAAGTCCGTGGTCGAAgacgttataaaattaattaggaaATTAAgcaaataaagaaattatattataGTCTGGACGTAACaggttcaataattatatttaatttattaattctttgtttaaatCGTTCTCGATCTCTTGCTGCTTGTTCCCATTCGCCTCTTCTTGCTTGCTCGTGTGCAAATCtccatacatacatgtaaTGTATGGTTGGCGTTGGACTTAATTGAACAGTCTTCATATTAGTTTTCGTACGATGCTGCTTATAGGATTATACTCGACTATGCGATCATGTATAATGAGGCAATAAGCTGATGTCTGCGCAGGAAATTGATTTGTAGATTCAAATTCCAGGCGAATGTCCACTGGTCCAGATTTTATCGATTCGTTTTGTTTCGAGCAATCGATAACATACAGTGGTGcttgttccaaaaatttcttcttcgtCAACAGTGGCTCAGGTTCTTTGTTGTAGtatgaaatttggaaatttatatacatgtcaTACAACAGAGCATATTGATTGTTTGCAATGTTGAGGTTTAAATTCCCATAAGGATAACTctgagagtttaaaaataattttatatctctgaTGTTGCAGTGATCAAATACGCTGGCATTTTTCGTtgcatcattttttcttgctgtTTGAAATCCAAGGATTACAAAACGTGGTTTCTCGAGCTGCGTAGATGTTT
This genomic window from Microplitis demolitor isolate Queensland-Clemson2020A chromosome 6, iyMicDemo2.1a, whole genome shotgun sequence contains:
- the LOC103571826 gene encoding uncharacterized protein LOC103571826 isoform X1, which translates into the protein MCVVLVQNYLLCSDDNISAILGVRYRKLLYKTTRYNMLDFVSMRYFNHRVLRLPRDAKRQLVAVLGMLCEGCYPPLVALELMDKVEISIGLPAAFSDLYTFLEGVHESRVYQYSRARITLEEYNRPCYYPGELGLVEEIFHNVQNLLGSFFSRLV
- the LOC103571826 gene encoding uncharacterized protein LOC103571826 isoform X2, translating into MLVQNYLLCSDDNISAILGVRYRKLLYKTTRYNMLDFVSMRYFNHRVLRLPRDAKRQLVAVLGMLCEGCYPPLVALELMDKVEISIGLPAAFSDLYTFLEGVHESRVYQYSRARITLEEYNRPCYYPGELGLVEEIFHNVQNLLGSFFSRLV